In Arachis stenosperma cultivar V10309 chromosome 1, arast.V10309.gnm1.PFL2, whole genome shotgun sequence, one DNA window encodes the following:
- the LOC130961460 gene encoding uncharacterized protein LOC130961460 isoform X1, protein MCCIFSHARACGGGSITESVQKFIWDHCLSTPGDFYAPYLKIFLKKLISEVEFDHSYVLDYLYELYAQYMTSFKDDSFGKRDTRVCKRISHIFPDGYFELQSKQHSRVLVFTLQYSLNMLEGDTGCSILPSNLLLSELILSHPYLFSVTHTWPPCGSFSSSQVCLIELLLVIPHSYWTKQVYFFAMVSFAISSLVVYLGGLFIKLYLLSSYLIRP, encoded by the exons ATGTGTTGCATTTTCTCACATGCCAG GGCGTGTGGTGGAGGCTCAATTACAGAGTCAGTTCAGAAGTTCATCTGGGACCATTGCCTTTCCACTCCT GGTGATTTTTATGCTCCTTACTTGAAGATTTTTCTCAAGAAACTTATAAGTGAAGTTGAGTTCGATCATAGCTATGTTTTGGACTACTTGTACGAGCTTTATGCTCAGTACATGACATCTTTCAAG GATGATAGTTTTGGCAAAAGAGATACAAGAGTCTGCAAAAGAATTTCGCATATTTTTCCTGATG GTTATTTTGAACTACAAAGCAAGCAACACTCAAGGGTGTTGGTGTTTACCTTACAGTATTCTCTTAATATGCTTGAAGGTGATACAGG GTGTTCCATATTGCCATCGAATCTGCTTCTATCCGAGTTAATACTTTCTCATCCATATTTATTTAGTGTTACTCATACCTGGCCTCCCTGTGgtagcttttcttcttcccaGGTTTGTCTAATTGAATTGCTTTTAGTAATTCCACATAGTTATTGGACGAAACAAGTTTATTTTTTTGCCATGGTGTCATTTGCCATTTCATCCTTGGTGGTATATTTAGGAGGTTTGTTTATTAAACTTTATTTACTTTCATCCTATTTAATAAGGCCTTAA
- the LOC130961460 gene encoding uncharacterized protein LOC130961460 isoform X2 has translation MCCIFSHARACGGGSITESVQKFIWDHCLSTPIFLKKLISEVEFDHSYVLDYLYELYAQYMTSFKDDSFGKRDTRVCKRISHIFPDGYFELQSKQHSRVLVFTLQYSLNMLEGDTGCSILPSNLLLSELILSHPYLFSVTHTWPPCGSFSSSQVCLIELLLVIPHSYWTKQVYFFAMVSFAISSLVVYLGGLFIKLYLLSSYLIRP, from the exons ATGTGTTGCATTTTCTCACATGCCAG GGCGTGTGGTGGAGGCTCAATTACAGAGTCAGTTCAGAAGTTCATCTGGGACCATTGCCTTTCCACTCCT ATTTTTCTCAAGAAACTTATAAGTGAAGTTGAGTTCGATCATAGCTATGTTTTGGACTACTTGTACGAGCTTTATGCTCAGTACATGACATCTTTCAAG GATGATAGTTTTGGCAAAAGAGATACAAGAGTCTGCAAAAGAATTTCGCATATTTTTCCTGATG GTTATTTTGAACTACAAAGCAAGCAACACTCAAGGGTGTTGGTGTTTACCTTACAGTATTCTCTTAATATGCTTGAAGGTGATACAGG GTGTTCCATATTGCCATCGAATCTGCTTCTATCCGAGTTAATACTTTCTCATCCATATTTATTTAGTGTTACTCATACCTGGCCTCCCTGTGgtagcttttcttcttcccaGGTTTGTCTAATTGAATTGCTTTTAGTAATTCCACATAGTTATTGGACGAAACAAGTTTATTTTTTTGCCATGGTGTCATTTGCCATTTCATCCTTGGTGGTATATTTAGGAGGTTTGTTTATTAAACTTTATTTACTTTCATCCTATTTAATAAGGCCTTAA
- the LOC130961460 gene encoding uncharacterized protein LOC130961460 isoform X4, producing MCCIFSHARACGGGSITESVQKFIWDHCLSTPGDFYAPYLKIFLKKLISEVEFDHSYVLDYLYELYAQYMTSFKDDSFGKRDTRVCKRISHIFPDGYFELQSKQHSRVLVFTLQYSLNMLEGDTGCSILPSNLLLSELILSHPYLFSVTHTWPPCGSFSSSQESMIDHNMALRKK from the exons ATGTGTTGCATTTTCTCACATGCCAG GGCGTGTGGTGGAGGCTCAATTACAGAGTCAGTTCAGAAGTTCATCTGGGACCATTGCCTTTCCACTCCT GGTGATTTTTATGCTCCTTACTTGAAGATTTTTCTCAAGAAACTTATAAGTGAAGTTGAGTTCGATCATAGCTATGTTTTGGACTACTTGTACGAGCTTTATGCTCAGTACATGACATCTTTCAAG GATGATAGTTTTGGCAAAAGAGATACAAGAGTCTGCAAAAGAATTTCGCATATTTTTCCTGATG GTTATTTTGAACTACAAAGCAAGCAACACTCAAGGGTGTTGGTGTTTACCTTACAGTATTCTCTTAATATGCTTGAAGGTGATACAGG GTGTTCCATATTGCCATCGAATCTGCTTCTATCCGAGTTAATACTTTCTCATCCATATTTATTTAGTGTTACTCATACCTGGCCTCCCTGTGgtagcttttcttcttcccaG